In Candidatus Cloacimonadota bacterium, a single genomic region encodes these proteins:
- a CDS encoding OmpA family protein has product MSKISKTLLITLLLLALMPAIHAFESTLTIEGGVGIPLDDIEGTNKMKGAWALSWDAWMIKDWLGVGISPWFANVEVEGDDPNESYFSSLEGINLYLKLRPTKAGALNFQEKALVRRISPFVALGGGWSTHGSRDENGVGSNPSVPAGFRGHFTLPHAAAGISFLSKWNTTLDLGVKYDLFTKDNIDLTDNAGNHFENDALLTPYVGLGIHFGTPIAVPELIYDGKLDAFSTVVGTPSAAQSYKLKGKNLKGDIDLVAPEGFVLSIDGGKVWAKSVRVPADFDGDIWVRLTGEKAGTYDGSIGHQSKGTGGLSWPVNGVVREPLLPTLSLVSSGLGTFSTELGTPSAPQSYKIKAKDLTGDIVINAPAGFEFSLDGGKTYASSMRVPAGFDKDILVRLTGSNPGDFSGNISHTSPGVPTLNVPVTGTVTAPEVPSIILQTGKLNTFSTEVGTPSAAQSYKIKGNNLTGDIMIDAPKGFEISIDGGKTWKTSVNVPAGFDKDILVRLTGAQTGKFEGNISHASPGAGTFNLPVNGTVKEAVKPEEPEQGNPILDQLEQDLLKHTVHFDTNLYTIRDGDKPFLDRVAEALKKLPEIMIEIQGHTDSTGSDKINEPLSYNRAKVVKDYLVARGVDAEQIESKGYSSKVPVASNETADGKQENRRAQMVIIK; this is encoded by the coding sequence ATGAGTAAAATATCCAAAACTCTTCTTATTACACTGTTGCTGCTGGCTCTAATGCCGGCGATCCATGCTTTTGAAAGCACCCTCACAATAGAAGGGGGAGTTGGCATTCCATTAGATGACATCGAGGGAACCAACAAAATGAAAGGCGCCTGGGCGCTCAGTTGGGATGCCTGGATGATCAAAGACTGGCTGGGCGTAGGTATCAGCCCATGGTTCGCCAATGTCGAAGTTGAGGGTGACGATCCCAACGAATCCTATTTTTCCTCTCTGGAAGGAATCAATCTGTATCTGAAGCTGCGCCCCACCAAGGCAGGCGCGCTTAACTTTCAGGAAAAGGCCCTCGTAAGGCGCATTTCTCCGTTCGTGGCCCTGGGCGGAGGCTGGTCCACCCACGGCAGCAGAGACGAAAATGGCGTTGGCAGCAATCCCAGCGTTCCGGCAGGCTTCAGGGGCCATTTCACCCTGCCCCACGCCGCGGCCGGCATTTCCTTCCTCTCCAAGTGGAACACCACTCTGGACCTGGGAGTCAAATACGACCTTTTCACAAAGGACAACATTGACCTTACCGATAATGCGGGCAACCATTTTGAAAATGACGCCCTGCTCACGCCCTACGTTGGCCTCGGCATCCATTTTGGCACCCCGATCGCCGTTCCGGAACTGATCTATGACGGCAAGCTGGACGCATTCAGCACCGTGGTGGGAACTCCTTCCGCCGCCCAATCCTACAAGCTGAAAGGCAAAAACCTCAAAGGCGACATTGATCTGGTAGCTCCCGAAGGTTTTGTTCTTTCCATCGACGGCGGCAAGGTTTGGGCCAAATCGGTCCGCGTGCCGGCTGACTTTGACGGTGATATTTGGGTGCGCCTGACCGGTGAAAAAGCCGGGACTTACGATGGCAGCATCGGCCACCAGAGCAAAGGTACGGGCGGTCTGTCCTGGCCAGTGAACGGCGTGGTTCGCGAACCCCTGTTGCCCACCCTGTCGCTGGTTTCATCCGGCCTGGGCACTTTCTCCACCGAGCTGGGAACTCCCTCCGCGCCCCAGAGCTACAAGATCAAGGCCAAAGACCTCACAGGTGACATCGTTATCAACGCCCCCGCGGGCTTTGAGTTTTCCCTCGACGGCGGCAAGACCTACGCCAGTTCAATGCGCGTTCCGGCTGGCTTCGACAAGGATATCCTGGTTCGTCTGACCGGTTCCAATCCTGGCGATTTCAGCGGAAACATCAGCCACACCAGCCCTGGCGTGCCAACCTTAAACGTCCCGGTGACGGGCACCGTGACTGCGCCGGAAGTTCCCTCCATCATCTTGCAGACAGGCAAGTTAAACACGTTTTCCACCGAAGTGGGAACTCCCTCCGCTGCCCAAAGCTACAAGATAAAGGGCAACAACCTCACTGGCGACATCATGATCGACGCGCCGAAGGGATTTGAGATCTCGATCGACGGCGGCAAGACCTGGAAGACTTCTGTCAACGTTCCGGCAGGATTTGACAAAGATATCCTGGTTCGCCTCACCGGAGCCCAAACCGGTAAATTTGAAGGTAATATCTCTCACGCCAGCCCTGGCGCCGGGACTTTCAACCTCCCTGTGAACGGAACGGTCAAAGAAGCCGTCAAACCGGAAGAACCAGAACAGGGCAACCCCATCCTCGATCAATTGGAGCAGGACCTGCTGAAACACACTGTGCATTTTGACACCAACCTCTACACTATCCGCGACGGCGACAAACCCTTCCTGGACCGCGTGGCTGAAGCCCTCAAAAAGCTGCCCGAGATCATGATCGAAATCCAGGGGCACACCGACTCCACAGGTAGCGACAAAATCAACGAACCGCTTTCCTACAACCGGGCCAAGGTGGTGAAAGACTACCTCGTGGCCAGAGGCGTGGACGCTGAACAGATCGAAAGCAAGGGCTACAGCTCCAAGGTTCCCGTCGCTTCGAATGAAACGGCGGATGGCAAACAAGAGAACCGCCGCGCTCAGATGGTGATCATTAAGTAA